gattcttctttaactggtaccggttctttgatttcttctttaataggtgggtgatatttaaaccacttctctttagggagatcaacatgagtagtaaatgattcacaaaaggaggttactatctcagagtcaagtccatatttagtgctaaacttttgaaaaacatcggtattcataaaagatttaacacaatcgtacttaagcttaatacctgactatttaccttcgtcgagttcccaatattcagagttgtgtttaattctttccaaaagatcccaccggaattcaagagtcttcttcataaaagaaccagcacaagaagtatcaagcatggtttgatcattatgagaaagccgagcattaaaattctggataataatttctcttgagagctcatgattggggcatgaatataacattgaattaagcctcccccaagctagagcgatactttctccttcacgaggccaaaaactatatatatataattccgatcacgatgaactagatgcataggataatttttttggtggaactccaatttcaaatgattccaattccaagatccaatatcatcgcatagcctataccatgccaatgcttttcccttcaaagataaagggaaaaccttcttcataacttcatctccgggtaaacgtgcaagcttaaacaatccacaaatttgttctacatatatcaagtgcatatcaggatgttcggtgccatctcctgcataaggattagctagcacttgttttatcatacccgaaggaatttcatattcaatattttcagtaggtgcagtaggttgaggggtagctaattgtggttccggtcgaggtgaatataccccgaacaaacccctcaaaggattgttttccatagtaacaagtaacaataaatttcagcacactatataaatatttccttaccaaattccacttaccaaaggcgcttcactccccggcaacggtgccagaaaatatccttgatgacccacaggtataggggatcaattgtatctcttttcgataagtaagagtgtcgaacccaacgaggagtagaaggcaATGACAAGTGgatttcagcaaggtaatgtctgcaagtgttgaaattgtaagtagcagagtttcatagcaagataatttgtaacgagtaagtAATGAtggtagtaacaaaagtgcagcaaggtagcccaattcTTTTGAGGCGAAGGAcgggccaaaatggtctcttatgataagcaaagcgttcttgagggtacacgggattttcatcaagtcactttcaccatgttggtttgatttgtgttcggtactttgataatttgatatgtgggtggaccggtgctcaggtgttgttcttacttgaaaaaacctcctacttatgattaacccacccgcaagcatccgcaactacgagaaaagtattaagaataaattctaaccatagcattaaacttttggatccaatcggtcccttacggaatggctcataaactggggtttaagcttctgtcactctcgcaacccatcatctaattgctactccacaatgcattcccttaggcccaaatatggtgaagtgtcatgtagtcgacgttcacatgacaccactaagggaatcacaacatacataccatcataATATCGAACACAtgtcaagttcacatgattacttgcaacatgatttctcccatgacctcaagaacaaaagtaactactcacaaatgataatcatgctcatgatcagaggagtattaaatagcatattggatctgaacatataatcttccaccaaataaaccatatagtaatcaactacaagatgttatcaacactactagtcacccacaagcaccaatctatagttccggtaacaagattgaacacaagagatgaactagggtctgagatgagatggtgttgttgaagatgttgatggagatttccctccccaatatgggagagttgttggtgatgatgatgatgatgattttcccctccggaagggaagttcccctggcggaatcgctccaccggagggcaaaagtgctcctgcccaagttccgcctcgagactgcagcgctccatcccaaaagtcctctccttattttttttctaggtcaaaacgacctatataccaaaagatgggcaccagaggtgggcctgggtgagcacaacccaccagggcgcgcctgggctccctggcgcgcccaggtgggttgtgcccacctggtgggccccctctggtagttatttgctccaatattcctcaaatattccataaaaattctccgtgaaatttcaatttatttggagttgtgtagaataggtagcctgacataGGTTTTCCAGGTCCAGATGTCCATCTTTGtttgtaccttgcaaattatgatagaaaaggcattagaattactccaaaaagcattattatggataaaaatatcataaataacagtaagaaacatgatgcaaaatggacgtatcagagcAGAACCCACCTgtcccctgaaccgcctctttgctctataaataccccaatattccagaaaccctaggggcaTCGATGAAAATCagttccagccgccgcagagtccagaaccaccagatccgatctagacaccatcacggaggggttcaccacttccattggtgcctctccgatgatgtgtgagtagttctttgtagacctttgggtctgtagttagtagctagatggcttcctctctcttgtttgattctcaatacaatggtctcttggagatccatatgatgtaactctttttgcggtgtgtttgttgggatcggatgaactttgagtttatgatcagatctatctttttatatccatggaagttatttgagtttctttgatcttttatatgcatgatttcttgtagcctcgtatttcttctccaatatttgggttttgtttggccaacttgatctatttatcttgcaatgggaagaggtgctttgtagtgggttcgatcttacggtgcttgatcccagtgacagaaaggggaaccgacacgtatgtatcattgctactaaggataaaacatggggtctatttctacataaatagatcttgtctacatcatgtcatcgttcttattgctttactccgtttctccatgaacttaatacactagatgcatactggtgtggagtaatagtagtagatgcaggcaggagtcagtctactaatcttggacgtgatgcctatataatgatcattacctcgatatcgtcatgattatttgaagttctatcaattgcccaacaataatttgtttacccaccgtttgctatttttctcgagagaagccactagtgaaacctacagcccccgggtctctttctcatattatttgcctttgcgatatacttttcctttgcttttattttcagctctattaaaccaaaaatacaaaataccttgctgcattttattcttatttattttatttggcattcgatctatcaatctactacacttttattcacgtccgtttgcctatcattaggcgccgctacccgaaagggattgacaaccccttttacacgtcgggttgcgagtagttgttatttgtgtgcaggggctgtttacgttgtgttgcttggttctcctactggttcgataaccttggtttcttcactgagggaaatacctaccgccgctgtgctgcatcatcccttcctctttggggaaataccgacgtagcttcacgCCGCATCAGGGGGATGCGGAGAatagcctcacacacgacgatgaacgccgatatgtggaggaaataatttggggctagatcatggaaatctagcccgtcgtagaacatgaggccccgggcaaagggatggaggggaaaccctagaccTCGAAGGAAATGGGGaatgaatacaaccctctcgcaGGGCTCCAAAGTGGGGATGACCTGATCCTTGCTAGGGAGCCTGTGCGCAATATCCGCGGATAGATATCCCGCGCTCCGGAGCTCTTTGATGTCCTTCTCAgtgacggaggaggcctcccacttgcccttggaaccggatccagacatggctgggaaggttggtggcggtgggaaagattcaagttttgggcgctggagctcagaGATGGGGAGGCAGGAGCTAGAAGAAGGTGTGGGGAAAAAAGAAGGGATCTTTATCCTCTTATAGGCGGTGAAATACCAAACGCCCCCtctcaagccttaaaactcgcttGTTCCCAAAGAGATCGTGcgaatggcacggttggattacccaaaaccgtattgatgagaatcccgcaatgggcgggcacgatctctgttttgacaagacgtgccaatggaggtTATGCCTCGAAACGCGAAACGGGGCGTGGAAATGGTTCGAAATTTTAAAGAGCCAGATGTGACGCTTCGTCGGAAAAAGTTGTCAGTAAAAGACATCGTTTTATTTTGATATCTTGCCTTCGTGGCTAAGGGTTGTATTAACTATACAGAGCCGGATACAGTTCCTTTGCAGGGAGCTATCCTAAAATGTTCAGGAGAGAAACCTGCCTtgcgatgccgaagacaatccgcATGCTGAACACATCATCatcgaagactggttcaggggaaattgagggagtcctggattagggggtccttgggtgtccggactatttgatatgggccggactgatgggcggTGAAGATAAAAGTAGAAGACTTTTCCCCCGTCTCCGGGTAGGACTCTTGGATACGTGGATGGCAAGTTTGATGTCCGGATATGTTATTTCCTTCCCTTGCAAaccaactctgtacaaccctaggcccctccggtgtgtatataaaccggaggtttTAGTCCATAGAGATCATTAGAATTCttataggctagacagctagggtttagtcattacgatctcgaggtagataaactcttgtaacccctatactcattgaatataatcaagcaggacgtagggttttacctcctttaagagggcctgaacctgggtaaacattgtgtccccattgtccctttttaccattgatcctcagacgcacagttcgggaccccctacccgagatctgccggttttgacaccgacagttacCCAGGGTTTACATGTAGGTCGGTTACATCTAGGGATAAATATGCCGATGATTCGAATGTGTCTTGGAGTATGCGCCAGGTGTTCAGAGGATTCCATCTTGAGCACACCGAAAGGCATGATAGTCTTGGCCCACTTGTTGATGATCCATGGGTCCTTGGCCCGTCCCACTATGATGGGGTCGACGTGGTTAGCACCCCCTAGTCTAAGACACCGTCACCTTGCACAAGGAAGCTTCACTAGGCAAGCAACCTAGCTAACAAAAATACTTATTGCGTCTCTACTGTGATGAAGTAGATGAAGCATTAACAGCACACATGCAAAAAGCTAGTTCTAACTGAATTTAGCTTCCAGTTGGCATTTCCTCAAATAGGTTAAGTGTCCCTATTCGCATTTTTCTGTTAAAAATATGAACACCGCAATTCATTTCATCACTTACTAAGAGCATAACCTAAATTTTCCCATTACCTCCACGTCAACACAAAAAATATACATCATCTAAAGTAAAAAAAACATTAACCTAACCATTTCTTATGGTACTAATTACTAAACACGCTGCTGAAATTATTTCTTCAGCATTGCAAAAGACATGATCACACACAACATTAAACGAACAACAACACATTTCTTCATAACAAACATCATCTGTCCTCCTAATACTAACAAAGCattcatcatcttcaacattcTAGCATCTCTAGCTTTAGCTCTCACAAGGCTGCTGGCTCCTGCATTTGTAGCCTTTTATCACTTTCGGAAGTTTTCCAGTTATACGAGCTTTGGTCTCTTTCTCACACTCTAGTTCTTCACTTCTTCCTTCAGCCCGGCCAAGTGCATCAACAATAGCATTAACTACGAGGTATTTGTGGTGAGCCAAATACTCCACGTACTCTAGCTCCCAATGCCAAAAGTTACATCCATGCTGCAATTTTGCAAGTGCATCACCTAGTTATACATTACAAATTATGGACACCAACCGAAACAAGACCAAAAGAGCGCCAACGACTTATTCCATCATTGTCGTACTTGTAGAAGACCCAACCTTCATGCTCACATGCCCCTAAAACAAGAAACTTCACCTCGCTACGACAGTTGGGGTAGTGCATGAGGGGAACCGTTGGGGAGCGAGGCCGCCGGCCATACCGGAAAGAGCTAGCCACAAACATGCTGAGTGCAGATCCGAGGACGAGGTGATCACACACGCGAAGGACTGCCACGAGATTTGGAAGAGTCCGGAGGGAAATGTGTATTTACGCCTATATGGTCCTAAACAGAGAGGGAGTGATGAGCGAAGGGACGAGATCGCAAAATGTCAATGATGTGGGCCGAGCTACCTCATGCACAGTGCTAAGTGGCGCAGAGCAAATTAGCTCTGTGTTACAATGATATAGAggtctaagagcatctccagtagtctctgttagaagggagagagggattCGGTGGAATAGTTGTTTTATTGTTTGAGCCtcatgggcatatatataggagtacatggtcatcttggagtacaagacaaggtaggaacaaatcctagtctatcctatacttcctaataaacattatactcaacatccccccgcagtcacaacggtagcgacgcagatggtgagactggagaagaatctgAAGGCAAGCCAATGGACACCCCCCCCCCACAGTCGCAACGGTCGATGCATCGTGGAAGGCATGGCTGGAGTGAAAACCGACGAGtttgctcaagcaaggcggtagccctttgtgccgtttgtcgagGGAGCCGAGAGTGTGGGTGgtgtagccgtggtcgaggtagccgtgcgagggacgccgtggtcgatgtcgagtcggggtggcCGGTGTCGAGGTAGGCCGTGGACCAGgaagaagagcggcggcggctaggtcaGAAGCACGACGACGGTACTCGAAGTAGGCGAGGAAGAACCCGACAGCGTGACGAGGACCGGcgcggacggtggcgttcccgcgccaagggagGCGGCGCGGTGCATACCATGGAAAGTCAACGCGCGGGGACGGCGGTGGACCGTGGGCCGCACCGCTACGACCTGGAGGGGCGACACAACGGCGGTGGGCAGGTTGAGGCGACGGCGGGGAAGACCTTCGGGGTTACAGGGATCGCGTGCCACGCTCGCTACGGCCCGATGGGGTGACGTAGCGGCAGCGCGAGGGTCGGTGCAGCCTCGGGGACGGCCTGGAGCGGGCCTCAGTGCAGCGGTTGACCGCCGGCCGCggcactacggcccgaaggggcggcACAGCGGCAGCACGCGAGTTGGTGCAACCACGGGAACGACCTCAGGGTGGCGGCGGGGACCACGGACCGCGACGCTACGGCCCGAAGGAGCGACGCAGCGGCGGCGCAGATCGATGCAGCCACAGGGAGAACCACGGGGACGGCAACGCTGCGGTCCGAAGGGACGACACAGTTGTATCATGTTGCTCGCTCGGTGAAGAGACACGTACGGACGATCTTCATGAAATTCGGTGGCCTGCGTCCGCGAGGCCGGACAATGCAGCGGCTCGCAACCGGACGCCCAGGAGCTGTGGGGGCTGAGATGTACAAGTGCAAGCAGACGGAGAGCCTTCACCTTCGCCGTACTGGATGTAGCAGGTACGAGCAGCCAACATGCCCTGTGTGGATCAAGGGGCAGCACAAGCACATGCACGTAGGGACACGGCCACGCGCAGTGTTGAACGATGGGCCGATGCGGACGCTTGAGCAGGAAACCACGCTCGCGGGGCACGAGGCGAGGACGAGTGGCTAGCGTAGAACCGCGCGAGCGGCCGACATCCTTAGCACATCGGACGCGCGTCATGCGTAAAACCTGGGCGTCGCGCCCGCAATTGATCCAgtcgaagatgatgaagatgtcgTTGGAGTAGACGCGCGTTGTAGACGACGGACGGCAATGGGCGACCCAAACCCATCTGAGATCGGAAAACCAAAGAAAAATAACGCCGATCAATCGATCTGCGAGAGAAAAAACCCCAATCAATGGATTaggaaaaagactctctaggacaaccggtcaacacgaccggcggacgaaccctaggtacgggcggcgcggcccccggTGGCGATCATGGAGATCGACCGTCCCGGGGGCGGCGCGATGCGGAAGCGGTGGTGACGGCTAGGGTTTTGGATCGGGATTAGgatgataccatgttagaagggaaagggggattCGGTGGAATAGTTGTTTTATTGCTTGAGCCTCatggacacacacacacacagtcaTCTTGGAATACAAGACAAGGTAAGAACAAATCCTAGTCTATCATATACTTTCTAATAAACATTATACTCAACAGTCTCCTTATTCTCCCAGAAAAATTTGGTCTCCCAGAAAGAAACACCCGATCTCTCCTCAAATAGAGGGAGAGTTGCAACTCTCTAAAAAAACTTGCCACCCCGACGCGCCGCCTTCATTGATCGCCAAACAAATGCCCCGTCACGCTGCCGCTGCATCCTGTCCCGTCGCCTCACCGTACCACCGCTGCCTCACCGTTTCCCGCAACCGCGGTGCCGCGGGTCGCCGGAGCTCCGTGGATGTCTAACATGGATGCaagagagaaaaagaggagaaattagtcactgacatatggggctcATATGCCAGGGTGCAAGGGCAAGGTTTACAGTGAAACTGCTACAAGGGCACACCTGAATAGGGAGAGATCTTTTGGGAGACTGCTGCAGATGCTATAGCCCGCTttgaaaaaaacagaaaaaaaattgagaCATGTCGTTTTCCCAGTTTATTTCCAAACCTCAAAATCACGCAACCACACCACATCGTTCCAAATGCCGGCTCGTCTTCCACAGTCCGGCCCGCCTTGGGAAACGCCGCCCCGGCCGTCACCTCTTTCAACCccttcctccccctcctctctccACCGCCTCCCACTTCCGCCGCGCCTGCGCCTGCGCCTGCGCGTGCTCCTTGTTAAATTTAGCAATGCCTCCTCTCCACCCATTCCCGCGCGCCTTCCCCGtcccaccccagcctcctccacGCCCCGTCGCCTCCCCGCGAAACAACCACCTCCACCGTCGCCGCCTCCCCGCCCATAGGAGGGTGACCTCGCGTCTGCCCCCTTTCCAGACGGTGCCTTGCCGTGGCGTTTGCGGGGGCCGCCGGGGCTTGGTCCGCCTCACCTGATCCACTCCAGGTTTGTTTGTGCCTCTTCCCCCGGCGATCGGTCACCCCTGCTAGCCTGTTCCAATGTGCTAGATATATCAGTAAATTCCGGATTAAACCGGAGTTTTTTTTTTAATTCCAATGCGTTGCAAAATGCAAGGTGTGAACGACATGTCTGCTTGGTTTGGCGCTTCAATTTGATTGGTTTTGAGTATGTTCCTTCGCGATTGTTCGGTGCTTGCATACATGATCAGACACGCTCACATGCTAGTTTGACACAGCGTTGTTATGTTCAGAGAAAGTTCTCAGCTAGGCCTTTGCTATTTCAGAGAACGGATCACGGATTTTATAATTGTATTGTACATCTGTATGCCTGTCCGTGACAGTTGTGTAACTTCTGAGCTAGGAGTCTGAGATACATGACTTCATATAGTCAACTTGTCTGTATGTGCATGTTCTGCCTCCAAATTACACTTCTTGCATATTCATGGATATGCATATTTATGTACTAAATTTATTTTAAAATGGCATATGTGATAGTTTGAGAACTGTGGTGTATATACACAACTTATAAGGTAACAATGTTAATATAATGATCAATACAATTGTATTTTCATTCTTGTACAAATCCATTATTATTACGTAAAATAATGCATTATTACTATTTTAGACATTGTCGACTGAAACAATGTAATATTTCTTCAAAATGATGTATCATATAAGAAGGCTATATAACCAGGAATACAGAATTAGCAATGGTTATGACAGCAAAAAGTTCTTCAGTTTTTTTTATTTCTTCCTGGGAAGTTGATTAATGCCTCTTATCATGATCATTGTGAAGGTGTTGTTTTGTTTGGAATTATAATGCACCATTTGGTCTTCCAAATTCTACTTCTAGAGTTAAATGATTCTACTATTGCACATTCTTACTGTAATAATGAACTATTTTGTGAAGTTTCAGATGAACTCCAGGTCATACAACAAACTGGACACCGCGAATGACAAAATGGATTTTAACACCCGTGGAAATACCGCGTTCAATGGCACCTTAGACCGGAATCAATCAGGTGTATCTGCCAATCCATCCACAGCATCCAAACCAGCTGCACACTCGCAGATCCCAATGGACTTCAGCACTCGTGGAAATACAGCGTTCAATGGCGCCTTAGACCGGAATCAACCAGGTGTCTCAGCCAATCCATCCACAGCATCCAAACAGGCTGCACACTCGCAGATCCCTTCCGATAAGAAACCACGTCCCAAGAAAGAAGATTTTGCTGACAAAGGAAACCCGAACCACATGACAAAACGCCTCGTTAATCCTGCAGAGAGCCCTGTGCTGACACCAACAAAAGCAGCATCCAAAGGCATGAACAGTAATACACAAGAGAAACTTAGTGATTCCGCTCTAACCATTCCTCAAGGTAGCGCTGACAGTCCAAGAAGTAACAGCTTGGATAGCTGCATGTCCGGCCATGTCAAGCATCACACCGGAGGGGACTGCCGATGGGAGGCTGTCCAGTTGGCCACCTCCAGGGACTCCCCTCTCAGCCTAGTCCACTTTAGACTTCTGAAGCGCCTTGGATACGGGGACATTGGCAGTGTTTACCTTGTGGAGCTCAGGGGTACAGACACGTTCTTCGCGATGAAGGTGATGGACAAGGAGTCGCTCATCAGCAGGAACAAGCTGATCAGGGCGCAAACGGAGAGGGAGATACTCGGCCTTCTCGATCACCCTTTTCTGCCCACGCTGTACACTCATTTCGAGACCGACAAGTTCTACTGCCTTGTCATGGAGTATTGCTGCGGCGGTAATCTCCATTCGCTTCGGCAGAAGCAGCTGCACAAGCACTTCTCCGAGCAAGCAGCCAGGTTGGTTCACTTCAGAGTTCAGATTGTTGTATTTAGTACTACCTTGTTATTGGTACTCGATTCCGGTTCGGTGTTTGTGCGATGACATGTATATAGCTCAATTGCTCATCATAATTCTCTTTCCCTGGTTGTTTTTGCCTAGATTTTATGCCTCTGAGGTGTTGCTCGCACTAGAGTACCTCCACATGCTAGGCATTGTGTACCGAGACCTCAAGCCGGAGAACGTGCTCGTCCGAGACGGGGGGCACATCATGCTGTCCGACTTCGACCTGTCGCTGCGGTGCTCGGTGAGCCCGATGCTCGTCAAGTCGTCTTCGGTGCACGCAGGCCCCAACGGCATCGAGAAAGGGCTGGCCAACACGGAGGGCGTGAGCAACGGGTGCATCCAGCCGTCGGCGTTCTTCCCGCGGATGCTGAGCATGAGCATGAGCAAGAGGAACCGCAACAAGACCAAGTCGGACCTCAGCCTCCACGGGCTGCAGACCATGGAGTTCAACGCGGAGCCGACGGACGCGCGGTCCATGTCGTTCGTGGGCACCCACGAGTACCTGGCGCCGGAGATCATCCGAGGGGAGGGCCACGGCAGCGCGGTGGACTGGTGGACCTTCGGCATCTTCCTCTACGAGCTGCTGCACGGCATGACGCCCTTCAAGGGCAACGGCAACCGCGCCACCCTGAGCAACGTGGTGGAGCAGCCGCTGCGGTTCCCGGAGAGCCCGCCGGTGAGCAACGTCGCGCGGGACCTCATCCGGGGACTGCTCACCAAGGACCCCCAGAAGAGGATCGCAACCAAGAGGGGCGCCACCGAGATCAAGCAGCACCCGTTCTTCGAGGGCGTGAACTGGGCGCTCGTCAGGAGCGCGCACCCGCCGTCGGTACCGGACCCCGTCGACTTCAGGCAGTACCTAGGCAAGGAGAAGAAGGCGGCAGAGCGTGGCCTTGGCAACGTTCCGAGCAGCTTATCGGCTGGCGCTGTTGCGGCAGCCAAGACGGGCTCCGGCCAGTTCGAGTATTTCTAGAGCTGCATCGGGTTTTTTGAGTGCTTGTAGGACTACTGGACACCATAGATACAGATACCCCGTGTTCGTATATCACTGTATAAACCCTCCTGTACTGTACTGTGGTGATTTCCGTTATATACCTGATGAGATGTCTCATTTGCTAACGGCTGCTAACTGAACTATCAAGTTTTGTACCTCTGCTCGTAAGCCAGTTGTGAGATGCAGACATTCTTTTATAGTTAGATtagatagattagatggaaacaTGTCTGCTTAAATCTTTCTAAGCTGAAAGCTGAAGACTGTGCACATGACTGAACCTGTAATATCCTTGTTTTTGTTTTGCTATTTACTTTTGATTAATCAGGCTGAAACATGAAACATAAAATAAACATCGAGTTGTGCTGGTCATCAAAGTGGCACATGCATGTTCTATTCACACTTGCAGAGGCAACTGAAGCTAAGTGCAGCACGCACCAAGCATGTATAAAACCACAAAGTGGGGTAGACATATAACGTGGCGAAATTTCATCTTCCAGAAACGGCAAGTGCTAAGCTACAACCAATTCATCTACGGTCATACCATCACCCCTAGAGTTATTCCATACCTTCCGTGTGGATTGTGATTTACACACCCTTTTTCTTCCAAGCTACTCCCTAAGTAGGTGAATTTAGCAATGGTCAGGTCTGGCCCAAGCTGGTAGACGCGATCTCATCTGCGGCTGGCGTGTCTCCCTTCAGTTCCGGCGCTTGAGCTCTGTTCTTAGCCAACTCCTTTGCGAGAAGTTCGGTGTGTGCATCCAGGGACTTCTTGAAACCGGCAAAGCACTTATCACAGGCGTACTTCGCGCCATCCCTGACCGATGATCCGACGATAATGCCAGACGCGTATGCGCTGCATGCGTCCAGGATGGCACGCTCCCGCTCGTGGAAATGGTGCACGACAAGGGTCTCAAAATGCTGCACCGGGTGAAAGGCTTGTAAGAATGAATTCAGTGGCATGAAGAACAATGCACACGCCGTACAAATCTGAAGGATGTATTTTTTGCTATGTGCTACAAACCAGTTCCACTTGGGATGGGACCTCGGTTTTCTTTAGAAAATACTGGTGCACAATGGTGGTGATATTTCAGAAACTGATTTTTCTTGCTCTATTTGTTCAACATTCCATAAATAAAAGTATAACATGTTATGAAGATGTGAAAATTTTGAACTTGGTAATTTCATGTCACAACTCACAAGAAAAAATTCCTCTCTCTATGGGTGCAGATTGTCTAACTTCACAGAGCCGACTTATCACAGCtaaaaaggaattaagga
The Aegilops tauschii subsp. strangulata cultivar AL8/78 chromosome 3, Aet v6.0, whole genome shotgun sequence genome window above contains:
- the LOC109776212 gene encoding serine/threonine-protein kinase RHS3, producing the protein MNSRSYNKLDTANDKMDFNTRGNTAFNGTLDRNQSGVSANPSTASKPAAHSQIPMDFSTRGNTAFNGALDRNQPGVSANPSTASKQAAHSQIPSDKKPRPKKEDFADKGNPNHMTKRLVNPAESPVLTPTKAASKGMNSNTQEKLSDSALTIPQGSADSPRSNSLDSCMSGHVKHHTGGDCRWEAVQLATSRDSPLSLVHFRLLKRLGYGDIGSVYLVELRGTDTFFAMKVMDKESLISRNKLIRAQTEREILGLLDHPFLPTLYTHFETDKFYCLVMEYCCGGNLHSLRQKQLHKHFSEQAARFYASEVLLALEYLHMLGIVYRDLKPENVLVRDGGHIMLSDFDLSLRCSVSPMLVKSSSVHAGPNGIEKGLANTEGVSNGCIQPSAFFPRMLSMSMSKRNRNKTKSDLSLHGLQTMEFNAEPTDARSMSFVGTHEYLAPEIIRGEGHGSAVDWWTFGIFLYELLHGMTPFKGNGNRATLSNVVEQPLRFPESPPVSNVARDLIRGLLTKDPQKRIATKRGATEIKQHPFFEGVNWALVRSAHPPSVPDPVDFRQYLGKEKKAAERGLGNVPSSLSAGAVAAAKTGSGQFEYF